One segment of Shewanella piezotolerans WP3 DNA contains the following:
- a CDS encoding DJ-1/PfpI family protein, with product MLKRRQFLKMGSAAVASSLLTLPVVTAANTTATTALFQPNRYRVLALVFDDYETLDLHGPIEMLGHMPNVEIKLVGPTEFVKSYQGPRVVADVLMDSTYDCDLLLIPGGLGTRTLVDNVPMLQWLAAQVECSEKVFSICTGSALLAKTTKLSGVTATTNKMAYKWVTSLAENVNWQPKARWVDDGKFLTSSGVSAGTDAALYWVKTLHGEVEARRIETLTEYHWVDDSSNDPYAVSL from the coding sequence ATGCTTAAACGTCGGCAATTTTTGAAAATGGGCTCAGCTGCAGTTGCGTCGAGCTTGCTCACGCTCCCAGTCGTAACCGCGGCAAACACCACTGCCACAACCGCGTTATTTCAACCCAATCGTTATCGCGTGTTAGCTTTGGTGTTTGATGACTATGAAACCCTAGACTTGCACGGCCCAATTGAAATGTTAGGCCATATGCCAAATGTTGAGATAAAGCTGGTGGGGCCCACCGAATTTGTAAAAAGTTATCAGGGCCCAAGGGTGGTTGCAGATGTATTGATGGACAGTACTTATGATTGCGATTTGTTGCTTATTCCGGGTGGACTAGGTACCCGAACATTAGTCGATAATGTGCCGATGCTGCAGTGGCTTGCTGCTCAGGTAGAGTGCAGTGAAAAGGTATTCTCTATCTGTACAGGCTCGGCGTTATTAGCTAAAACAACTAAGTTAAGCGGAGTAACTGCAACCACCAACAAAATGGCCTATAAATGGGTCACATCGCTGGCTGAAAACGTTAATTGGCAGCCTAAAGCACGTTGGGTAGATGATGGCAAGTTCTTAACCTCCTCAGGTGTTTCTGCCGGTACTGACGCTGCATTGTACTGGGTTAAGACATTGCATGGTGAAGTTGAGGCTCGACGCATTGAAACGCTTACCGAGTACCACTGGGTGGATGACAGCAGTAACGATCCTTATGCTGTTTCTTTATAA
- a CDS encoding HD-GYP domain-containing protein: protein MGDSVESKGLIKVSVAKLGVGMFVESIDNTKGQVSIANAGQIRSKEAIAKLLRSGITHVWVNAERSSADCGLNKPNLKPTPVVKRVSTDRVNTQKKAKELMVEAKDLIQKVLSETFEGKAVEVEPFEALADNMIESVLLDADALKCVSALRSKDAYLLEHSINVAFLLVTFGRYLKFDTDMLRKLAVGGILHDIGKIKVDSAILNKPGKLTAEEFEHVKLHQTFAIEIMSNTAGLSQVSKDISLMHHEKLDGNGYPRGLKGDEIPIHGRMSCIVDIFDALTATRCYKEAMSPAAAFKILLSLTPFHLDQALVYDFIRCVGVYPVGSLVELSDGRVGIVWEAKNRDALHPKVKCFYSNRHKLYTEVTMVDLLKSELNIEKGISPSSLEIDPTPFY from the coding sequence ATGGGTGATTCAGTTGAATCAAAAGGCTTAATAAAAGTATCGGTCGCAAAGCTCGGTGTAGGAATGTTTGTCGAATCAATTGACAACACCAAGGGGCAAGTGAGCATTGCTAACGCAGGGCAGATCCGCAGTAAAGAAGCCATTGCAAAGTTGCTTCGCAGCGGTATTACCCACGTGTGGGTTAATGCTGAGCGCTCATCAGCAGATTGCGGTTTAAATAAGCCAAATCTGAAGCCTACTCCAGTGGTAAAAAGAGTCAGTACAGATCGAGTAAACACTCAAAAGAAAGCCAAAGAATTAATGGTTGAGGCAAAAGATCTCATCCAAAAAGTGCTGTCTGAAACTTTTGAAGGAAAAGCGGTAGAAGTTGAGCCATTTGAGGCGCTTGCTGACAATATGATTGAGTCAGTACTGCTTGATGCTGATGCGTTGAAGTGTGTATCAGCTCTGCGTTCAAAAGATGCCTACCTGTTAGAGCACTCTATTAACGTTGCATTTCTGCTAGTCACCTTTGGTCGTTATTTGAAGTTTGATACTGATATGCTAAGAAAGTTAGCTGTCGGTGGGATCTTACATGACATCGGCAAGATTAAAGTCGATAGTGCGATTTTAAATAAACCAGGAAAATTAACCGCTGAAGAGTTTGAGCATGTAAAGTTGCACCAAACTTTTGCGATTGAAATCATGAGTAACACCGCTGGTTTATCACAAGTCAGCAAAGATATTAGCTTAATGCATCATGAGAAGCTTGATGGTAATGGTTATCCACGCGGGTTAAAGGGTGATGAGATCCCTATCCATGGGCGAATGAGCTGCATTGTTGATATATTCGATGCGTTAACAGCCACCCGTTGCTACAAAGAGGCTATGAGCCCCGCCGCAGCCTTTAAAATTCTGCTGAGCTTAACGCCATTTCATTTAGATCAGGCATTGGTCTACGACTTTATTCGCTGTGTTGGGGTTTATCCCGTAGGCTCATTAGTCGAGTTATCTGATGGACGAGTCGGTATCGTTTGGGAAGCTAAAAATCGCGACGCTCTACATCCTAAGGTTAAGTGCTTCTATTCAAATAGACATAAGCTTTATACCGAAGTGACTATGGTTGATCTACTCAAGTCAGAACTTAATATTGAAAAAGGGATCTCGCCAAGTAGCTTAGAGATAGATCCGACTCCATTCTATTAA
- a CDS encoding energy-coupling factor transporter transmembrane component T, translated as MRAKWPESSGLNMKHRAKSVRICMRQSHRCAFALVLSLLLASCAFFVPSSALWILVSINAGLIAHGLVLKKKITMLLRLAAVQFITTMGLYYLFYGESQLLDGAVVVLRVLLAMLPGWWLSSTQSPERLAEVLSWLLPHKWAFVIAASLSLLPFMSQELKEIYQIQCMRGARITPRALRNPSNWPEFIYCVLLPLLIQLLKLSKQMALSAKLRHFGSGNHVTHWPSTRDEK; from the coding sequence ATGCGGGCTAAATGGCCAGAATCTTCGGGTCTTAATATGAAGCATAGGGCAAAGTCGGTGCGAATTTGCATGCGCCAGAGTCACCGCTGTGCTTTCGCCTTGGTCTTGAGCTTACTGTTGGCAAGTTGCGCTTTCTTTGTACCGAGTAGTGCATTGTGGATATTAGTGAGCATTAATGCGGGTTTAATCGCTCACGGACTAGTGCTAAAGAAAAAAATAACCATGTTGCTGCGTTTAGCGGCCGTGCAATTTATTACCACTATGGGGCTTTATTATCTGTTTTATGGTGAAAGCCAGCTTTTAGATGGCGCGGTGGTGGTACTTAGAGTCCTATTGGCAATGTTACCAGGCTGGTGGCTTTCAAGTACTCAAAGCCCAGAGCGACTTGCAGAAGTGTTAAGTTGGCTGCTGCCACACAAGTGGGCATTTGTCATTGCGGCTTCACTAAGTCTACTGCCGTTTATGTCCCAAGAGCTAAAAGAGATCTACCAGATCCAATGTATGCGCGGTGCGAGGATCACACCTAGAGCACTTCGAAACCCAAGCAATTGGCCTGAATTTATTTATTGCGTGTTACTGCCGCTATTGATCCAACTATTAAAGCTATCGAAGCAGATGGCGCTGTCGGCAAAGTTACGCCATTTTGGCAGCGGTAATCATGTAACGCATTGGCCTTCAACGAGAGACGAAAAATGA